A single genomic interval of Planctomycetia bacterium harbors:
- a CDS encoding DUF1080 domain-containing protein — protein sequence MRSTLIIIITVFAVFALRSSKSILLADDKSTDAVVGKPASLFDGKTLTGWKITEFGGQGDVTVADGKIVLEMGSNMTGITLAETVKLPQLDYEITLEAMRVDGDDFFCGLTFPVGDKALSFIVGGWGGATVGLSSLDGADASTNETTTYQDFDRNKWYKLRVAVTQKRVQAWIDEKKVVDVEHTGRKLSIRSEVELSRPLGISTWLTKAALRNITIRRLPAAIK from the coding sequence ATGCGATCGACTCTCATCATAATTATTACAGTCTTTGCCGTTTTCGCGTTACGATCGAGCAAGTCGATTCTTCTCGCGGATGATAAATCTACAGATGCCGTAGTCGGAAAACCGGCCTCTCTCTTCGACGGCAAGACGCTCACCGGCTGGAAGATCACCGAGTTCGGCGGTCAGGGAGACGTGACCGTGGCCGACGGGAAGATCGTGCTGGAGATGGGAAGCAACATGACCGGCATCACGCTGGCCGAGACGGTGAAACTTCCCCAACTCGATTACGAGATCACGCTCGAAGCGATGCGCGTCGACGGCGATGATTTCTTTTGCGGGCTCACGTTTCCCGTCGGCGACAAGGCATTGAGCTTCATCGTCGGCGGATGGGGAGGGGCGACCGTCGGGCTTTCAAGCCTCGACGGGGCCGATGCTTCCACCAACGAGACGACGACCTATCAAGATTTCGACCGCAACAAGTGGTATAAGCTTCGCGTCGCCGTAACGCAAAAGCGAGTTCAGGCTTGGATCGACGAGAAGAAAGTAGTCGACGTCGAGCACACAGGCCGGAAACTATCGATTCGCTCCGAGGTCGAGCTTTCCCGACCGCTCGGCATCAGTACCTGGCTTACGAAGGCCGCATTGCGTAACATCACGATCCGCCGCTTGCCTGCCGCCATAAAGTAA
- a CDS encoding alpha/beta hydrolase: protein MTSRILLLSGMTPNDRIFDRLLPLLPTASIVRWIEPFKNESLSEYTLRLAETIPVQEPTIVCGVSFGGVVARELAVRLNSKTCVVISSIQSPSQLPPWFRMLRPCARYGFAHFLNGIGTLAAAVPRRIRTGSTLRLTKLAGDRGSWYRWVTTAFLNWKPTLELDVASSLQVHGDRDTTFPIRYIKPNITICGGGHVLPLTHSVEIAEILNGLAN from the coding sequence ATGACATCGCGAATTCTGTTGCTTTCGGGAATGACACCGAACGATCGAATTTTCGATCGGCTGCTGCCGCTGTTGCCAACCGCATCGATCGTTCGCTGGATCGAGCCGTTCAAGAATGAATCCCTTTCCGAATATACTCTTCGCTTGGCGGAAACCATTCCCGTCCAAGAGCCGACAATTGTCTGCGGAGTGTCTTTCGGCGGTGTCGTTGCGCGCGAACTCGCGGTCCGGTTAAACTCCAAAACGTGCGTAGTTATTTCGTCGATTCAAAGCCCAAGTCAGCTTCCCCCGTGGTTCCGAATGCTTCGCCCCTGCGCACGGTACGGATTTGCTCATTTTCTAAATGGCATAGGTACTCTCGCCGCTGCCGTCCCGCGGCGTATTCGCACAGGATCAACTCTGCGTCTAACAAAGCTGGCAGGCGATCGTGGTTCGTGGTATCGGTGGGTAACAACCGCGTTTCTAAACTGGAAGCCGACATTGGAACTCGACGTCGCCTCCTCCCTTCAAGTTCATGGTGATCGCGACACTACGTTTCCGATTCGTTACATTAAGCCGAACATAACCATTTGTGGCGGCGGACACGTTTTGCCGTTAACGCATAGCGTTGAGATTGCCGAAATCCTCAACGGCCTTGCTAATTAG